One Paenisporosarcina sp. FSL H8-0542 genomic region harbors:
- a CDS encoding S8 family serine peptidase — MIKRNRHYRIAFSFILCALLLLSTFLTQLTFANSNSEESISLLESSDVASENVKAKVDKKLNDQFSENDTVTFLVKLKDQVDTKEVATETAKKAKAQKQTAAKTELMKRSAVVSSLRTKASETQYSIKTYLDQEKKKGNVKEFQSFYIVNGMAVTGTKEVMEKLAAFPEVEKIQPNETVQLISNESSKTPIQPTADTQADTTSIEWNIAKIDVPHVWNMGIDGAGTVVASIDTGVQWNHPALKEKYRGYNPANPNQPDNTYNWYDAITGKSAPFDDLGHGTHTVGTMVGSEPNGTNQIGVAPGAKWIAVKAFTSAGGTAEDLLKAGEWILAPKDAEGNPHPEKAPDVVNNSWGGGNGINEWYRLMVQNWRAADIFPNFSAGNVGPNAGSISIPANYPESFAVGATDSENRIAGFSSRGPSPYGEGKPDISAPGVAIRSSVPGSLYRGMQGTSMAAPAVAGVVALMKQANASLTVDEMEAILMNSAIPLTDSTYPTSPNNGYGHGLVNAYNAVSAIVNGIGRVQGQVVREGQDTENPTYQHTAPTELYANMTLPLTIQVQDNVNVRSVELKYRASESAEWQTVAATRTAGDYKSGTYQAVIPADAVQVPTLTYHWRITDYAQHVVTSDNYAVPVKSGISTGYNQDFESQPSGWISYGTNNSWEWGVPTGGPGMAASGEKVYGTKLNGNYANYANMNLMMPPIDLPEGNAYLQFKDWYRLDNATADGFADYGHVLVSTDKQNWQQLSRFTGKSDTWTERQIDLSAYAGQQIFIAFNVTTDAAYGSAGWYIDDVALSNTPHATANIELEDVQQQKLLAKQLENEPQTNKKAVNPDTIQPTKIQNVMAPAATITPTAVQPMSLPLGATVSVLESGRSVTTNPIDGSYVINSHPSGEFTLRAETYGYESADQRVTIPKNGTVEANFTINPIPKGTVSGTVTNKQTGQPLANATLSLLEDALIQPVQTDENGHFSITAYEGTYSLHVTAPFYHSQDITITIPANGNIEQNVPLQPFVGYPDEIGYDDGTAENHNASFTAGDGWAVKMFLPEGKKSALVTAGLFRFWDESWPDPGRTAFKVAIYDNGPNNTPGKKIAGPFDATALRNGEWTVVDLESEGVVVTDTFYMVYIQVGSYPNTPGLGVDKSSPTASRSWQLVDGVFSPDRYENVMIRARVKYDASAPVITTPKDAAHTNQSTFTVEGKASPTTQVHLFNKGEEVAITTAKKDGTFSVDVTLQDGENVLTASSSTDRGSTDPSEPVKITLDQAKPELTTKPADGLKTNKQAVTIEGKATDPYLSEVTINGQKVNVTEDGSYSLDILLNNGENKFTVTAKDRAGNETSNEVTVYAKFIPPAIENLKPAQDVVIKRGTTLTVELDSEPGISGFFSLSVPSAFASATAASVEIPLTEQGKGHYVGTWKAPKDRINGAVIEVALRDAYGNESRRTAAGKVYVK; from the coding sequence TTGATAAAAAGGAACAGACATTACCGCATTGCATTTAGTTTTATTTTATGTGCATTATTGTTGCTCTCAACCTTTCTAACTCAACTCACCTTTGCTAATTCCAACTCCGAAGAAAGTATTTCTCTTCTTGAAAGTTCGGATGTAGCATCTGAAAACGTGAAAGCAAAGGTAGATAAAAAACTGAATGATCAGTTTAGTGAGAATGATACGGTTACCTTTTTAGTAAAATTAAAAGATCAAGTGGATACAAAAGAAGTTGCCACCGAAACAGCTAAAAAGGCTAAAGCTCAAAAACAAACGGCTGCCAAAACCGAATTGATGAAACGCTCTGCTGTCGTTTCTTCCCTTCGCACTAAAGCTAGCGAAACTCAATACTCGATCAAAACCTATCTGGATCAAGAAAAAAAGAAGGGAAATGTCAAAGAGTTTCAATCCTTCTATATCGTCAATGGCATGGCGGTGACAGGAACCAAAGAAGTGATGGAGAAGCTTGCTGCCTTCCCTGAAGTCGAAAAAATCCAGCCCAACGAAACGGTACAGCTGATCTCAAATGAAAGCAGTAAAACACCCATCCAACCAACAGCTGATACCCAAGCAGACACCACTTCAATCGAATGGAATATTGCAAAAATCGACGTACCACATGTCTGGAATATGGGCATTGATGGTGCGGGAACTGTAGTCGCTAGTATCGATACAGGAGTCCAGTGGAATCACCCTGCTTTAAAAGAAAAGTATCGGGGTTACAACCCAGCCAATCCAAATCAACCTGATAACACTTACAACTGGTATGACGCTATTACGGGAAAATCTGCACCTTTTGATGATCTTGGTCACGGAACTCACACCGTGGGTACGATGGTGGGTTCTGAGCCTAATGGCACGAACCAAATCGGTGTCGCTCCAGGTGCAAAATGGATCGCGGTGAAAGCCTTTACCTCGGCCGGTGGAACCGCCGAAGATCTACTGAAAGCTGGAGAATGGATTCTAGCTCCAAAAGATGCAGAAGGCAACCCACATCCAGAAAAAGCACCTGACGTAGTGAACAACTCCTGGGGCGGTGGAAATGGAATAAATGAATGGTACCGCCTAATGGTGCAAAACTGGCGTGCAGCCGATATTTTCCCTAATTTCTCTGCTGGAAATGTCGGTCCGAATGCTGGAAGCATCTCTATCCCAGCCAACTATCCGGAATCGTTCGCTGTTGGCGCAACTGATAGTGAGAATCGGATTGCTGGTTTCTCCTCACGCGGTCCTTCGCCATATGGAGAAGGGAAGCCAGACATTTCCGCTCCAGGTGTGGCCATCCGATCTTCCGTACCAGGTAGTCTATATCGAGGCATGCAAGGAACTTCGATGGCTGCACCAGCCGTTGCTGGAGTCGTTGCTTTGATGAAGCAGGCGAATGCCTCTCTTACCGTTGATGAAATGGAAGCAATTTTAATGAATTCGGCAATACCATTAACTGACTCCACCTATCCAACTTCACCAAACAATGGTTATGGTCATGGTCTAGTAAACGCCTATAACGCTGTCTCCGCCATTGTCAACGGAATAGGCCGAGTTCAGGGACAAGTGGTTCGTGAAGGTCAAGATACAGAGAATCCAACTTATCAGCATACCGCTCCAACTGAATTATATGCGAATATGACATTACCTCTTACTATTCAAGTACAAGATAATGTCAATGTAAGAAGTGTTGAGCTAAAATATCGTGCAAGCGAATCTGCCGAATGGCAAACTGTAGCTGCAACTCGTACAGCAGGTGACTATAAGAGCGGAACTTACCAAGCCGTGATTCCGGCTGATGCCGTACAGGTCCCAACCCTTACCTATCATTGGCGCATCACGGACTATGCGCAACATGTGGTTACTTCTGACAATTACGCAGTACCAGTCAAATCTGGAATCAGCACCGGGTACAATCAAGATTTTGAATCTCAACCAAGTGGTTGGATCTCCTACGGTACCAACAACAGCTGGGAGTGGGGAGTACCTACCGGTGGACCAGGAATGGCCGCTTCTGGTGAAAAAGTATACGGAACCAAATTAAATGGCAACTATGCCAACTATGCCAATATGAACTTGATGATGCCTCCAATCGACTTGCCTGAAGGTAACGCCTATCTACAGTTTAAAGACTGGTATCGACTTGACAACGCCACAGCGGACGGCTTCGCCGACTATGGTCATGTGCTTGTGTCGACAGACAAACAAAATTGGCAACAGCTGTCCCGCTTCACTGGTAAATCTGACACATGGACGGAGCGCCAGATCGATCTATCCGCATATGCTGGTCAACAAATCTTTATCGCCTTTAACGTCACTACAGACGCTGCTTATGGGAGCGCAGGTTGGTATATCGATGATGTCGCCTTAAGCAATACACCACATGCCACAGCCAATATAGAACTAGAAGATGTACAACAACAAAAACTGTTAGCTAAACAACTGGAAAATGAGCCACAAACCAATAAAAAAGCAGTCAACCCGGATACCATCCAACCAACCAAAATACAAAACGTGATGGCACCCGCCGCGACAATCACGCCGACAGCAGTCCAACCCATGTCCCTGCCACTTGGAGCTACAGTAAGTGTGCTCGAATCAGGACGTTCTGTTACCACCAACCCAATTGATGGTAGCTATGTTATTAATTCTCATCCTTCTGGTGAGTTCACCTTACGTGCTGAAACATATGGATATGAATCTGCAGATCAACGAGTGACGATTCCTAAAAATGGTACAGTAGAAGCCAACTTTACTATAAACCCGATCCCGAAAGGAACGGTTAGCGGAACTGTCACAAATAAGCAAACAGGTCAGCCGCTAGCTAACGCAACGCTCTCTCTGCTCGAAGACGCGCTCATTCAACCTGTACAAACAGATGAAAACGGACACTTTTCCATCACTGCCTATGAAGGAACCTATTCCTTGCATGTAACCGCGCCTTTCTATCATAGTCAAGATATCACGATCACCATACCAGCAAACGGAAATATCGAACAAAACGTTCCGTTACAACCATTTGTCGGCTATCCTGATGAGATCGGCTATGATGATGGGACAGCAGAAAATCATAATGCTTCGTTTACTGCTGGAGATGGTTGGGCTGTAAAAATGTTTTTACCTGAAGGTAAAAAAAGCGCCTTAGTCACCGCTGGTCTCTTCCGCTTCTGGGATGAAAGTTGGCCGGATCCAGGTAGAACAGCCTTTAAGGTTGCCATCTATGATAATGGACCGAATAATACTCCTGGTAAAAAAATTGCGGGTCCATTTGATGCGACTGCTCTGCGTAATGGAGAATGGACGGTTGTCGATCTGGAAAGCGAAGGAGTCGTGGTAACCGACACCTTCTATATGGTCTATATCCAAGTAGGCTCCTACCCGAATACACCAGGACTCGGTGTTGATAAAAGCAGTCCAACCGCTAGTCGCAGCTGGCAACTGGTTGACGGAGTTTTCTCCCCAGACCGTTACGAAAACGTAATGATTCGGGCACGGGTAAAATATGATGCGTCGGCTCCAGTGATCACAACGCCTAAAGATGCAGCCCACACCAATCAATCTACCTTCACAGTAGAAGGGAAAGCTTCACCAACTACTCAAGTTCATCTTTTCAATAAAGGCGAAGAAGTAGCTATCACAACAGCTAAAAAGGATGGCACCTTCTCTGTAGATGTTACCCTTCAAGATGGTGAGAACGTGCTGACAGCTTCATCTTCTACTGATCGAGGCAGTACGGATCCGTCCGAGCCAGTGAAGATTACCCTTGACCAAGCAAAACCAGAACTAACCACCAAACCTGCTGATGGCTTAAAGACAAATAAACAAGCAGTTACGATCGAAGGAAAAGCGACCGATCCATATCTATCAGAAGTCACTATAAATGGTCAAAAAGTGAATGTCACAGAAGATGGCTCCTACTCCCTAGATATACTGCTTAATAATGGAGAAAATAAATTTACTGTCACTGCAAAGGACCGTGCTGGAAACGAAACTAGCAATGAAGTCACTGTTTACGCCAAGTTTATTCCACCTGCGATCGAAAACTTAAAACCAGCTCAAGATGTGGTGATAAAAAGGGGTACGACGTTGACCGTCGAACTAGATAGTGAGCCAGGAATTAGTGGTTTCTTCTCGTTAAGCGTACCTTCAGCCTTTGCATCCGCAACCGCCGCTTCTGTTGAAATACCATTAACAGAACAAGGAAAAGGTCACTATGTTGGTACCTGGAAGGCACCAAAAGACAGGATCAACGGTGCTGTGATCGAAGTGGCGTTGAGAGATGCTTATGGAAATGAATCTCGTCGAACAGCCGCTGGTAAAGTGTATGTCAAGTAA
- a CDS encoding S8 family serine peptidase: MKRNRHDRVAFSFILCALLLLSIFLPQLTFANSNSKASISMLESSDVASKNMKAKVDKKLNDQFSENETVTFLLKFKDQVDTKEVATETAKKAKAQKQTAAKTELMKRSAVVSSLRAKASETQYSIKTYLDQEKKKGNVKEFQSFYIVNGMAVTGTKEVMEKLATFPEVEKITPNETVQLTSNEGSETSNQPTADIQPTADIQAGTTSIEWNIAKIDAPQAWNMGFDGTGTVVASIDTGVQWNHPTLKEKYRGYNPANPDQPDNTFNWFDAVNGKSAPYDDAEQGTHVTGIMVGSGPNGSNQIGVAPGAKWIAVKAFNSRGGTGTQVDLLEAGEWILAPKDAEGNPHPEKAPDLVNNAWGKRLAENDEWYRPMVQNWRAAEIFPVFVAGNGAGLTEGNIWNPANYPESFAVGVTDSNNQRAYFSPRGPSPYGEMKPDISAPGVGVRSAWSGSGYQALNGTSAGASHVAGVVALMKQANPSITVDEIEQILHDTAMPLTDSTYPDSPNNGYGYGLVNAYNAVSSIVSGLGRVQGQVVREGQDTEDPTYQHTAPSETYSNMTLPLTVQVQDTVSVRSVELQYRASETAEWQTAAATLTAGDYKSGTYQAVIPADAVQVPTLTYHWRITDHGEHVVTSDNYAVPVKSGINTGYHQDFESQPIGWISYGTKNTWEWGVPAFDSGPEKAASGEKVYGTNLDGNYNNFANMSLMMPPIVLPEGNAYLQFKDWYQIESGYDYGYVLVSTDKQNWQQLSRFTGNSMTWTERQIDLSAYAGQQIYVAFNVTTDEIGERAGWYIDDVALSNTPLTTANVELEDVQQQKMLARQLENELQTNKKAVNPDTIQPTKIQNVMAPTATITPTVVQPMSLPLGATVSVLESGRSVATNPADGSYGMTHPAGEFTLRAETYGYESADQRVTIPKNGTVEANFTLNPIPKGTVSGTVTNKQTGEPLANATLSLLEDALIQPVQTDENGHFSITAYEGTYTLHVSGPIYHSQDLTITILESGNIEQNVPLQPFIGYPDEIGYDDGTAENARAFGAPNAENNVAAVKMSLPKGKNSAFVTAGLFRFWDESWPDPGGTAFKVAIYDTSGPNGAPGRKLAGPLDATALRNGEWTVVDLVNPVLVNDDFYMVYIQVGVAPNTPGLAIDQSSPSAGRSWQKVEGPWGRTTGNFMIRARVKYEASAPVITTPKDAAHTNQSTFTVEGKASPTTQVHLFNKGEEVAATTARKDGTFSVDVTLQDGENELTATSSTDRGSTDPSEPVKIILDQAKPELTTKPAEGFKTNQKAVTVEGKATDPYLAEVTINGQNANVTEDGSYSLRVLLNNGENKFTVTAKDRAGNETSKEVTVYAKFNLPAIENLKPAQNVVIKTGKTLTVELDSEQGINGFFLVRLPSTFATATTAATSVEIPLTEQGNGHYVGIWKAPKEKINGAVIEVVMRDDHGNESRQTAAGKVYVNVKPQ; the protein is encoded by the coding sequence ATGAAAAGGAACAGACATGACCGCGTCGCATTTAGTTTTATTTTATGTGCATTATTGTTGCTCTCTATCTTTCTACCTCAACTCACATTTGCTAATTCCAACTCCAAAGCAAGTATTTCAATGCTTGAAAGTTCTGATGTAGCATCTAAAAACATGAAAGCAAAGGTAGATAAAAAACTGAATGATCAGTTTAGTGAGAATGAAACGGTTACATTTTTATTGAAATTTAAAGATCAAGTGGATACAAAAGAAGTTGCCACTGAAACAGCTAAAAAAGCTAAAGCTCAAAAACAAACGGCTGCCAAAACCGAATTGATGAAACGCTCTGCTGTCGTTTCTTCCCTTCGCGCTAAAGCTAGCGAAACTCAATACTCTATCAAAACCTATCTGGATCAAGAAAAAAAGAAGGGAAATGTCAAAGAGTTTCAATCCTTCTATATCGTCAATGGCATGGCGGTAACTGGAACCAAAGAAGTGATGGAGAAGCTTGCTACCTTCCCAGAAGTCGAAAAAATAACACCCAATGAAACGGTACAGCTGACCTCAAATGAAGGCAGTGAAACATCCAACCAACCAACAGCTGATATCCAACCAACAGCTGATATCCAAGCAGGCACCACTTCAATCGAATGGAATATAGCAAAAATCGACGCACCACAAGCCTGGAATATGGGCTTTGATGGTACGGGAACTGTAGTCGCTAGTATCGATACAGGAGTCCAGTGGAATCACCCTACGTTAAAAGAAAAGTATCGAGGTTACAACCCAGCTAATCCAGATCAACCTGACAATACCTTCAACTGGTTTGATGCTGTTAATGGGAAGTCGGCTCCATATGATGACGCTGAACAAGGTACCCACGTCACAGGAATCATGGTAGGTTCTGGACCTAATGGTTCAAATCAAATTGGGGTTGCTCCAGGTGCAAAATGGATCGCCGTGAAAGCCTTTAACAGTCGAGGTGGAACCGGAACCCAAGTCGATCTACTGGAAGCTGGAGAATGGATTCTAGCTCCAAAAGATGCAGAAGGCAACCCACATCCAGAAAAAGCACCTGACTTAGTGAACAACGCCTGGGGTAAACGACTAGCAGAAAACGATGAATGGTACCGTCCAATGGTGCAAAACTGGCGTGCAGCTGAGATTTTCCCTGTGTTCGTTGCTGGAAATGGAGCAGGTTTGACTGAGGGAAACATCTGGAACCCGGCCAACTATCCGGAATCGTTCGCTGTTGGCGTAACGGATAGTAATAATCAGCGTGCTTATTTCTCCCCACGCGGTCCTTCGCCATATGGAGAAATGAAGCCAGACATTTCCGCTCCAGGTGTGGGCGTCCGCTCTGCCTGGTCAGGTAGCGGCTATCAAGCATTGAATGGGACTTCGGCGGGTGCATCACACGTTGCTGGAGTCGTTGCCTTGATGAAGCAGGCGAATCCATCTATTACTGTTGATGAAATTGAACAAATTTTACATGATACGGCAATGCCATTAACTGATTCCACCTATCCAGATTCACCAAACAATGGTTATGGTTATGGTCTAGTAAACGCCTATAACGCTGTCTCCTCCATTGTCAGCGGACTTGGCCGAGTTCAGGGACAAGTGGTTCGTGAAGGTCAAGATACTGAGGATCCAACTTATCAGCATACCGCTCCATCTGAAACATATTCGAATATGACATTACCTCTTACTGTTCAAGTACAAGACACTGTCAGTGTAAGAAGTGTAGAGCTACAATATCGTGCAAGCGAAACTGCCGAATGGCAAACAGCGGCGGCAACTCTTACCGCAGGTGACTATAAGAGCGGAACGTACCAGGCCGTGATTCCGGCTGATGCCGTACAGGTCCCAACCCTTACCTATCATTGGCGCATCACGGACCATGGGGAACACGTGGTTACTTCTGACAATTACGCAGTACCAGTCAAATCTGGAATCAACACCGGTTACCATCAAGATTTTGAATCTCAACCAATTGGTTGGATCTCCTACGGTACCAAAAACACTTGGGAGTGGGGAGTGCCTGCCTTTGACTCTGGACCGGAAAAGGCCGCTTCTGGTGAAAAAGTGTACGGAACCAATTTAGATGGTAACTATAACAATTTTGCCAATATGAGCTTGATGATGCCTCCAATCGTCCTGCCTGAAGGTAACGCCTATCTGCAGTTTAAAGACTGGTATCAAATTGAAAGCGGCTACGATTATGGTTATGTGCTTGTGTCGACAGATAAACAAAACTGGCAACAGCTGTCGAGGTTCACTGGTAACTCTATGACATGGACGGAGCGCCAAATCGATCTATCCGCATATGCTGGTCAACAAATCTATGTCGCCTTTAACGTCACCACAGACGAGATTGGCGAGAGAGCAGGTTGGTATATCGATGATGTCGCCTTAAGTAATACACCACTTACCACAGCCAATGTAGAACTAGAAGATGTACAACAACAAAAAATGTTAGCTAGACAACTGGAAAATGAGCTACAAACCAATAAAAAAGCAGTCAACCCGGATACCATCCAACCAACCAAAATACAAAACGTGATGGCACCTACCGCCACGATCACGCCGACAGTAGTCCAACCCATGTCCCTGCCACTTGGAGCTACAGTGAGCGTGCTCGAATCAGGACGTTCTGTTGCCACCAACCCAGCGGATGGTAGCTATGGTATGACTCATCCTGCTGGTGAGTTCACCTTACGTGCTGAAACATATGGATATGAATCTGCAGATCAACGAGTGACGATTCCTAAAAATGGTACAGTAGAAGCCAACTTTACCTTAAACCCGATCCCAAAAGGAACGGTTAGCGGAACTGTCACAAACAAGCAAACAGGTGAGCCACTAGCTAACGCAACACTCTCTCTGCTCGAAGACGCGCTCATTCAACCTGTACAAACAGATGAAAACGGACACTTTTCCATCACTGCCTATGAAGGAACCTATACCTTACATGTATCTGGGCCTATCTATCATAGCCAAGATTTAACGATCACTATCCTAGAAAGTGGAAATATCGAACAAAATGTTCCGTTACAACCATTTATCGGCTATCCTGATGAGATCGGCTATGATGATGGGACAGCGGAAAACGCTCGCGCTTTCGGTGCTCCTAATGCAGAAAACAACGTTGCGGCTGTAAAAATGTCTCTACCTAAAGGCAAAAATAGCGCCTTCGTCACCGCTGGTCTCTTCCGCTTTTGGGATGAAAGTTGGCCGGATCCAGGTGGAACAGCCTTTAAGGTTGCCATCTATGATACCAGTGGACCGAATGGTGCTCCTGGTAGAAAATTGGCGGGTCCATTAGATGCGACTGCTCTGCGTAATGGAGAATGGACGGTTGTCGATCTGGTAAACCCAGTTCTAGTAAACGACGACTTCTATATGGTCTATATCCAAGTAGGCGTCGCCCCGAATACACCAGGTCTTGCTATTGATCAAAGCAGTCCAAGCGCGGGTCGTAGCTGGCAAAAGGTGGAAGGGCCATGGGGTAGAACGACTGGAAACTTTATGATTCGGGCACGGGTAAAATATGAAGCGTCGGCTCCAGTGATCACAACGCCTAAAGATGCAGCCCACACCAATCAATCTACTTTCACAGTAGAAGGGAAAGCTTCACCAACTACTCAAGTTCATCTTTTCAATAAAGGCGAAGAAGTTGCTGCCACAACAGCTAGAAAGGATGGTACCTTCTCTGTAGATGTTACCCTTCAAGATGGTGAAAACGAGCTGACAGCTACCTCTTCTACTGATCGAGGTAGTACAGATCCGTCCGAGCCAGTGAAGATCATCCTTGACCAAGCAAAACCAGAACTAACCACCAAACCTGCTGAAGGTTTCAAAACGAATCAGAAAGCGGTTACGGTCGAAGGAAAAGCGACCGATCCATATCTAGCAGAAGTCACTATAAATGGTCAAAATGCGAATGTCACAGAAGATGGCTCCTACTCCCTACGCGTACTACTCAATAATGGAGAAAATAAATTTACTGTCACTGCAAAGGATCGTGCTGGAAACGAAACTAGCAAGGAAGTCACTGTTTACGCCAAGTTTAATCTACCTGCGATCGAAAACTTAAAACCAGCTCAAAATGTGGTGATAAAAACGGGTAAAACGTTGACCGTCGAACTAGATAGTGAGCAAGGAATTAATGGCTTCTTCTTGGTCCGATTACCTTCAACCTTTGCAACCGCAACGACAGCCGCCACTTCTGTTGAAATACCATTAACAGAGCAAGGAAATGGTCACTATGTTGGTATCTGGAAGGCACCAAAAGAAAAAATCAACGGTGCTGTGATCGAAGTGGTGATGAGAGATGATCATGGAAACGAATCTCGTCAAACAGCCGCTGGTAAAGTGTATGTCAACGTAAAACCTCAGTAA
- a CDS encoding ATP-dependent DNA helicase, giving the protein MKQTLPFALTKDRSFFESLGDWMGDVLYDELPEKGFECRDEQIYMAYQIEKSLKNKNVLFAEAGVGTGKTIAYLLPAISYARYTGKPALISCADETLIDQLVKKEGDIQKLQDSLGWNIDVRLAKSRDQYLCLKRLEHEQKTNDEEFLEQIEDGIPDFVYGHQSLQSVYPYGERSAFPDVSDEDWQKVNYHPIQQCAVCDIRNRCGQTIHRQNYREAGDLIICSHDFLMEHIWTKESRVREGQMPLLPDVSMIVLDEGHLLEFAAQRALTYEVQSQTLVSLIDRVAQDGVREKTLQLLERLQDLHDDFFKELLTHAHGEEGERLHIDKTDRVLQLGQQLVKLVEQILEEFVFESELYTIDEYDLRMVEEYLEQYVFSLQLFVQNGDAVDWLEEKDGIETLVIMPRLVTDILNEKLFTNKLPVVFSSATLSVNKDFTYISDALGIDQYHSFSVPSPFDYDQVMQIFGHSVDSETKAKKARELLLQSNEPTLLLFKSKSDMVNFENSLSVEERMGMVFEGERELSSIVRDFQAGHIATLCSYHLWEGLDLPEEALTRVIIFDLPFPPHDPLFDAKRKFSNDPFAEVELPFMLLRLQQGIGRLIRTSADHGSIHLLLNDDEKQLSTDFTHILPVEISWV; this is encoded by the coding sequence ATGAAACAAACATTACCATTTGCACTAACGAAAGACCGCTCTTTTTTTGAATCACTAGGTGATTGGATGGGAGATGTTCTTTATGATGAACTGCCTGAAAAAGGATTCGAATGTCGTGATGAGCAGATTTATATGGCCTATCAGATTGAAAAATCTCTGAAAAATAAAAATGTTTTGTTTGCCGAAGCTGGCGTAGGAACAGGGAAGACGATTGCTTATTTACTTCCGGCAATTTCCTATGCGCGATACACAGGAAAACCTGCTTTGATTTCGTGTGCTGATGAGACGTTAATTGATCAGCTCGTTAAAAAAGAAGGAGATATTCAAAAATTACAAGATTCACTAGGATGGAACATTGATGTCCGTCTGGCGAAATCACGTGACCAATATTTATGTTTAAAGAGACTTGAGCACGAACAAAAAACGAATGATGAAGAGTTCCTGGAACAAATTGAAGATGGAATTCCTGATTTTGTGTACGGTCATCAGTCGCTCCAATCGGTTTATCCATACGGAGAGCGCAGTGCTTTTCCGGATGTCAGTGACGAGGATTGGCAAAAAGTAAATTATCATCCGATTCAGCAATGTGCCGTTTGTGATATCCGCAACCGTTGCGGTCAAACTATTCATCGACAAAATTACCGTGAAGCTGGAGATTTGATCATTTGTTCGCATGATTTCTTAATGGAGCACATTTGGACAAAAGAATCGCGTGTACGTGAAGGACAAATGCCTTTACTTCCTGACGTTTCGATGATTGTACTGGATGAAGGTCATTTATTGGAATTCGCTGCTCAACGTGCATTGACTTATGAAGTACAGAGCCAAACGCTTGTGTCATTGATTGACCGTGTCGCACAAGATGGCGTACGTGAAAAGACATTGCAATTGCTAGAAAGATTGCAGGACTTACATGATGATTTCTTCAAAGAATTGCTGACTCATGCACATGGTGAAGAAGGAGAACGTCTCCATATAGATAAAACAGACCGCGTTCTTCAGCTAGGCCAACAGCTTGTGAAATTAGTAGAACAAATTTTAGAAGAATTTGTATTTGAATCAGAGCTTTATACGATTGATGAATATGATCTTCGTATGGTAGAAGAATACTTGGAACAATATGTATTTTCACTCCAATTATTTGTTCAAAATGGAGACGCGGTCGATTGGTTGGAAGAAAAAGATGGTATTGAGACATTAGTCATCATGCCACGTCTCGTAACGGATATTTTAAATGAAAAATTATTCACAAATAAATTGCCTGTTGTTTTCTCTTCAGCCACTTTATCGGTTAATAAAGACTTCACCTATATTTCAGATGCTTTGGGTATCGATCAGTACCATTCGTTTAGTGTTCCATCTCCATTTGATTACGACCAAGTAATGCAGATATTTGGTCATTCTGTCGATAGTGAAACGAAAGCAAAGAAAGCACGAGAACTACTCTTACAATCTAATGAGCCCACTTTGTTATTGTTCAAGTCGAAGAGTGATATGGTGAATTTTGAAAATTCCCTTTCAGTTGAAGAAAGAATGGGTATGGTTTTTGAAGGAGAACGTGAATTATCATCCATTGTGCGTGATTTCCAAGCAGGGCATATCGCTACATTATGTTCATACCATTTATGGGAAGGGCTTGATTTACCTGAAGAAGCTTTAACCCGTGTGATTATATTTGATTTACCTTTCCCTCCGCATGATCCTTTGTTCGATGCGAAACGAAAATTTTCTAATGATCCTTTTGCAGAAGTCGAATTGCCGTTTATGTTGTTGCGCCTTCAACAAGGAATTGGCCGTTTGATACGGACATCTGCCGATCATGGATCCATCCACTTGTTACTGAATGATGATGAAAAGCAATTGAGTACAGATTTTACACATATACTCCCAGTAGAAATATCATGGGTATAA